GCATGTCCAAAGTCGACCGGTCGAGAAACAAGCGATTCGATGCAAAGGCGCTCTGCGGATCGGCCGTGCCGAATCGGCCTGAGCGACCGCACTCGCGATCGTCGCATCATGGTGCAGCGATGCTAAAAGTCGGGCGTGCGTACCACCATCGACCTCCCGGTCGACCTGCACAAACAGGCGCTCGCGATCGTGCGGGACACTCATAGCACGCTGAGTGAGTGTGGGGACGGTCGTGACCTTCGACGCCGTCGCGCTCACTGTAGCCGCTGCCGTAACCCCGTCGCGCGCAACGCCCGACGCCCGACCGCGGCCCGTACCGACGCCTCGGAACCAACGACACGCACCTTGGTCTTCGCCCGCGTCACCGCCGTGTAGAACAACTCCCGCGTCAGCAACCGCGAATCCTCCTGCGGCAGCAGCACCGTCACCTCGTCGGCCTGGCTGCCTTGGCTTTTGTGGATCGTCATGGCATGCATCGTCTCGACGTCACCGAGGCGGCTGGTCGCGAAGTCGAGCGGTCCGGTCGCGGTGTCGATGACGGCCCGCAGACCTTCGGCGCCGGCCACGGTTACGCCGGTGTCGCCGTTGTAGACGCGCAGCCCGTAGTCGTTCGCCGTCACCAGCAGCGGGCGTCCCGCGTACCACTGCGACCACGCCGGCTGGCCCGTCTCCTCGGCAATCCACTTCTGCACCAACCCGTTCCAGTGCGCCACACCGAAAGGCCCCCGCCGATGGGCGCACAGCAACCGGTGCTCGTCCAGCGTCGACAGCGCGACGTCGACGGCGCCCAGCGCGGCGGCTTCGCGCAGCCGCAACGCGTGCGGCAGCACGATTGAGCGCAACCGCGGGGCCGAGTCGTCACCGTCGCCGGACTCGAGGTACTCGATGTGTTCGTCACCCGAGCGCAGCAGCGCCAGCGCGCGATCCGCATCGCCGACGCGGATCGCGTCGGCCAGCGCACCGATCGACTTCCCGAACCGGTGCGAGGTCCGCAGCGTCGCCACCCGCACGTCGTCCCGGGCCGACAGGCCGTCCACGAGGTCGGCCAGCACCGCACCTGCCTCCACCGACGCCAGCTGGTCGGCATCGCCGACCAGCACCAGCCGGGCGTCCGGGCGGACCGCCTCCAGCAGCCGCGCCATCAGCGTCAACGACACCATGGACGTCTCGTCGACCACGATCACGTTATGCGGCAATCGATTTCCGCGATCATGCCGAAACCGCGCCGAGGTACCGGGCTTGGGGCCGAGCAACCGATGCAGCGTCACGGCACGCAGTTCGCCCAGTCGCTCCCGGTCGGCGGCGGAAAGCTTGGCCACTTCGTGCGTCACCGCCTCCTGCAGCCGCGCGGCCGCCTTGCCGGTCGGGGCCGCCAGCGCGACGCGGGGCCGCGGCCCACCGGCCGACTCCGCCTGCTCGGCCGCCAGCGCCAGCAGCCGCGCGACCGTCGTCGTCTTGCCGGTGCCGGGTCCGCCCGTGAGCACCGTGACCGCCTGCGAGAGCGCGATTTCGGCGGCCTGGCGCTGCTCCCCATACTCGGCGGGAAAAAGTCGCTCTGAGGCGGGCAACTCGCCTGCCGGCCCGGACGCCAGCAGCGCCAGCACGTCGTCGCGCACCTGCGTCTCCTCGAGCCAATACCGGTCCAGGTAAAGCAGCCGATCGTCATATAGATGCAGCACCGCCAGCCCACCGAGCAACGGGCTCGCCCGCACCGCCACCAGCCACGCCTCAAGCTCCGGCCACGGCAGGTCGCCAGCGCTCGCAACCTCCGAGACCGCAGCCAGATCCACGCACACCGACCCCCCGCGCAGCCCGCGCACCGCCAGCGCCACCGCGAGCGCCATCCGCTCGTCGGGCTCCTCGCCCAGCGCGCAAACACGTTCCGCCACATGCACATCGGAGACGTCCAGCACGCCGGCCTCGTTGAAGGCGCGCAGCAGGCCGACACCGGTGAGGGAGACCTCGACATCCGCCGTCATGCCGCCCGCCTCCCCGCGTCGAGCAGATCCGACAGCGCCACCACCAGCTCAACCGGCGGGCTCCAGCCGAACACGCCGGCCGGGTGTCCGTCGTGGACCGGAGTGTCGGCACCGCACATGCCCCGCACGAACAGGTACAGCACCCCGCCCACGTGCCGCGCCGGATCGTAGCCCGGCACCCGCCAGCGCAGAAACCGATGCAGCACAACGGTATACAACAGCGCCTGCAGCGGGTAGTCGGAGTGCAGCATGGCCTCGGTCAGGCGCGCGAAGCCGTAATCGGCGGCGGTGTCACCGAGGTGGTTGGTCTTGTAATCGACGACCAGGTAACGCTGACCGGGCAGCCGCAGCACCGCGTCGATCGACCCGGCCAAATACCCGCACAGCGACTGATCGCCCAACCCGGCCGACATCAGGCGGTCGGCGTACGGCGCCAGCGGGTCGCCGGCGGGCAGGTGCAACCGCAGCAGTTCGCCGACGTCGGACACCGTCACATGCGGGGCGGGGCCGCGCCGATCACCCCCGGCCAACGGGATCTCGAATCCCAACTCGCGCAGCCGATCCCGCACGCCGATCCGCCGCAGCGTCACGCCTTCCGCCAGCGGGCCCAGCGGTGTGTCATGCATCGGCACCAACGCGGCGGCCAGCTCGGCGGCGTCGACGTCGACCGGCCACCACGCGCGGTGCCGTCGCACCTGCCGCTCGAGCTCGGCGGGCAGGTCGGGGACACCGGGATCGGCGGTCTCCATCACCGCGTGCACCAGGGAACCGAACGCCGCGCCGGCGGGCATGGCCGCCAGCGGTGACGCGACCGAATGTTCGGGCGCCGGCGCCGCGACGACGACCGCTTCCACCTCGTCGTCGCGCACGCCCACCTCGGGTTCGCTGATCACCCGGACCGCCACCTCTTCCGCGCCACGCACCAGCGCGGAATACGAGGTTCGCCGCCAGGCGGTGTCGATGGCGCGGTGGAAATGCCGCACCGCGAAGTCGGGCGGCGGTTCGGGCGCGTGGCCGGCCGGTGGCGTGGCGATCACCGATTCCTCCACCGACGGCCCGCCCGCCGCCTCCCACCGTTTGAACACCGCCCAGGCGTCCTCGTCGGTGATATCCGGCGCGCACCGATCCGGCACCCCCGACTCGCCGACGCCGCGGCCGCGCAGCAGGCGTGAAAGTCCGCCGCTTACTTCGTATTTGGTGGGCGCCCACCACGCGACCACCTGGGATTGCGCCCGGGTGAGCGCGACGTAGGTGGTACGGAGGTTGTCTTGGGCGTCCTCGAGCAGATTCAGCCGTTTGGCCGTCTCGCGTTCGGGGCTGTCGTTTTTGCCGCCGATGTAGAGGCAGCGGGTGTCGTCCTCGTGGTAGAGCAGGATGTCGTCGCTGCGGACATAGCGATTGAATGCGAACGGCAGGTACACGATCGGAAACTGCAATCCCTTGGCCACAAACACGGTCATGATCTGCACCGCGGCGGCGTCGCTGTCCAGGCGCCGGTTGTGCTCGCGCGCACGGGTGCGGTTGTCGCACTGGCGGCGCAGCCAATCCCGCAGCGCGGGCGGGCTGTAGCGCTCGCGATGCGCGGTCTCGTACATCAGCTCGGCGATGTGCGCCAGGTCGGTCATGTGCCGCTCGCCGCCGTGCTGGGCGAGCACGCGTCGCCCCATGCCGTTTCGCTGCGCGGCCTCGAAGACCGCCGCTATCCCGCGCTCGCGGGCGTAGTCGAGCCACTGCCGCAGCGTGCCGGCCACGCGGTCGGTGAGCGCATCGCCCTCGGCGGCAAGGGTTTCCGCGGTCTCCCCGAAGAACATCGTGCACGCGGCGGCGCGGACCAGCCCGCTGCGTTGTGGGGCGTCGAAGGCCTCCAGCAGGCACAGCCAGTCCTTGGCGGCCTGGGACCGGAACACGTCGGTGTCGCCGGTGTAGACGGCCGCAATCCCGGCCGCCGCCAACGCATCCCGGCACGCCCGGGCGTCGACGTGCTGCTCGACGATCACCGCGATGTCCCCGGCCCGCACGGGACGGCCGTCGTAGGTCGCGTCGCCGGCGAGCAGCGCGGCGATGTCCGCGGCCAGATCGGACGGAATGTACCGGCGCAACTTGTCTATCGGGATGTTGTCGGTGCCCGAGACGGCGCCATGGCCCAGGGTGGGGCGTTTGACGACACGCAGCCGAAACGGCGCGTTGTGCGGCGCCCCGGCCAGCCGCTGCCCGTCGTGGTGGGCGTCGATGTCGTGCACGACGATCTCGGGGTGGCCCAGCACCGCGCCCTTCAGCACCGCTTGCAGGCTGTCGACGAGCGGCCGGTCGCTGCGCCAGTTGACCCCCAGCGTGTAGCGGCCGGCGGCGGTGCGAGCGGCCATCAGGTAGGTGTGGATGTCGCCGCCGCGGAACCCGTAGATGGCCTGCTTGGGGTCGCCGATCAGGATCAGCGTCGCGTGCCCGGCGAACGCGCGTTCCAGGACGCGCCACTGGATGGGGTCGGTGTCCTGGAACTCGTCGACCAGCACGATTCGCCAGCGCCGGCGCATCCGGTCGCGGGCCGGGGAGTCTTCTGCTTCAAGGGCTTTCGCGAGCCGGGTGAGCAGGTCGTCGTAGCCGAGTATGCGTAGCCGCCGCTTGCGCCGATCGAGCTCGGCGCACACGTCGCCGGCGAACCGCAGCCGGGCGCCGGCTTCGCCGTCCGGGTCGGGATTGACCGGGCGCAGCTGCGCACACGGGTCGTTTACGACCGCCCGGGCGAGGTCGAGGGCCTGCCGGTAGCTCAGCACCGGGTCGTCTTCGTGGCGCCCGAAGCGGGCGAGGTACAGGTCGTCGACGATCTCGGTGACCAGGTCGTCGAGGCTTTCCTGCAGCCTCACGTCGGCGGCGGTATCACCGGCCACGCCAAGCGATTTCAGGACCCGGCCGCAGAACTCGTGGGTGGTGGCGATGGTGGCCGCGTCGAAGTTGGCCAGCGCGTCGCGCAGCCGCGCCCGCATGGCCACGTCGCCGCCGCGCACCAGATGCTCGACCAGGTCGCTGCGGGCCGGCGCGTGGCCCTCCAACGCGGACAGCGCCTCGACGATCTGGCCGCGGACCCGTTCCCGAAGCTCGCGGCTGGCGTTGCGGTTGAACGTGATCAGCAGCATGTCGTCGAGCGTGACGTCGGTCTCGGCGAGATAGCGGGTGACCAGTCCGGCCAGCGCGAACGTCTTTCCGGTGCCGGCGCTGGCCTCCAGCACGGTGGTGGAGCGCTCCCGGGGCAGCGGCCCCAACAGGTCGAAGCGATCCATCAGCCGGGCCTTCCCTCGGCGGCCAGCACCGGCGACCACAGCCGGGCCGCCAGCGCGCCCAGCCGGGTTTCTTCGCCGGGCATTTCTTCACCGGGGCGGGGCGCGGCCAGCAGCACGTCGAACGGCGCCTTGAATCCCCACACCCTGGCGTGCGCCGGCTCGCGGTCCTCGCCGTCGTGAAAGTTGTTGCTCTCCCACTTGCTGCGCGCGTATCCCACCGGGTCCTTGCCCTTGTGGCGCCTTTCGGCCCACGCGTAGGACGTCTTCAGCGGCAACGGCAACGGCTCCCGTCGGCCGGCGTCGAACAGCGTCACCAGGCCGGCGAGGACGGCCAGCGCATCGGGCGGCGCGCGCAGGCGGCACTCCTCGATGGTGTCCTTGGCGCCGCGCCCCACGTAGACGGCCGTCCAGTCCCGGCCCGGGCTGGCGGCGCCGAGCGTGACCAGCGAAATCCAGGCCAGCAGTTTGTGTTTGGGCGCAAGCCTCGAGTAGGTGACCGCAACGATGCGGTTGTCGAACACCCGATTGACCGTGCCGGTGACGCGGCGGCCGTCACCGAGGGTGATGACGACATCGTGAGCCGTGGAGTCCCCTCGTCGGTGGCGTCCGGCGGCGACCGCCAATCGCCCCGCCCTGTCGCGGATCTGCTTTGCCTTGCGCCAGCCCAGCCGGTCCGGCGGCAGTGTGCCGCGGCGCCACTCGAACTGGGCCGCCGCGTCATCGCCCATGCCGCGCAGCATGTCGTGCAGCATGCGGTCGCCGACGGTCCACTCCTGCAGGGGGTCGATGTCGACGGGCATCGCGTCGCAGACCGTGTCGACGTCCCACGGCAGGGTGTAGTCCAGCGCCCGGAAGAAGCCCCTGACCGGGTCCTTGAAGAAGTCGAGCAGGTCGGCCAGGGTGATGTCATCGGGATGCGGCGCGGGCAGCGGGTCGGTGATCAAGGGCCGAGGCGCGCGGCGTGTGCCGGCGGCGGCCCGGGCCGCGGTCAGCGCGGTGGGGTCGAACGTGAACGGCTTGTCGGGCACCAGCGCGCCGGGCACGACGTTGCGGCGGTCGAACGGCTGCAGCGGGTGCTTGATCAGGATCCGTTCGCGCACCGGCGATTCCGTGGTCTGATCCAGCGCGTCGAGCAGCTCCGCGAGCGGCACCGCGGGCGGACGCTCGTGACCGGTGTGCTCGTCCGCGCCGGTGTAGGTGATCACCAGCGTCTCGGTGGCCGCGCAGACGGCGTCGAGCAGCAATTGCCGGTCCTCGGAACGGATGTCGCGCTCACCGGTCATCGGCTCTCGGGCCAGCGCGTCGTCGCCGTCGGGGGCGCTGAGGCGCGGGAACACCCCGTCGTCCAGACCGACCAGGCACACCACCCGGTGCGGCACCGAACGCATCGGCACCATCGTGCACACGGTCAGCGTGCCGGTGCGGAAATTGGCCCGGGTCGGGCGGCCCGCCAGGCGGGCGGACAGCAACGCGCGTATGTCGGGGAGCCGCAGCATCATCGAGGCGCGGCCTCCGGCCTGCTCGACGACGTCGGCGAATTCGGAGTGCAGCTGCGCCTCGTGCCAGGCGTCCGCCGATTCGGTGAGCAGGCCGACTCCCTCGGTCAGGGCGTCCAGCCATTCGGTCAACGGCCTCGTGCCGCTGAGCCTTTCGGCGACATGGCGCAGCCGGTCGACGTATTCGGCCAGGCGGCCGGCCAGCTCCACCCGGTCGCTGCCGACGTCGTCGAGCGGCAGCGCGGTGCCCAGCCAGGCCCGCGAGTCCTCGGACATCGCGACGCCGGTGAGGATGCGGTCCAGCCCGAAGCGCCAGGTGTTGTGGACGATGTGGTCCAGCCCGTACGGCGCGCGATGTTCTTTGTCGAATCCCCACCGGATGTTGGCTTCCCGCACCCAGTCGGTGATCTCGTCGAGGTCGTCGTCGGTGAACCCGAAGCGCGCGCGCACCGGCGCCGCCTGCGCGAGGTTGAGCAGCTGGGTGGCGGTGGCGCGGCCGTCCGCGATGTCCAGCAGCTCGGCGGCCACGCCGAGCAGCGGGTTGGTGTGCGTCAGGGAGCGGTCGGCGAGCCTGACCCGCAGCCGGTGCGCGGGGTGGCTATCGCCGGCGGTCTCCCCGAGCCCGAAGCCGGCGACGATCAGCGGCGCGTAGGTTTCGATGTCGGGGCACATCACCACGATGTCGCGGGGTTCCAGCGTCGGGTCGTCCTCCAGCAGGCCGAGCAGGACCTCGCGCAGCACGTCGACCTGCCGCGCCGGGCCGTGACAGCTGTGCACCTGCACCGACCGGTCGCCGTCGGCGAGCCGGCGGCCGTTGGGCCCGACCGCGTTGGCGGCGACATCGGATTGCAGCCGGCCCAGCAGCGTGTCGGGTTTGGTTGCGCCGCCGATGAATTCGTCGGTCGCGCTGGTGGCCGGCAGCGCGCGCTGCAGCTCGCGCAGGTCGCGGCCCAGGGTCTCCAGCAGCGGATGTTTGGCGGCGTGCCGGCTGGTGTCGTCGCGTCGCGCCACCGCGCCATGCGGGCCGGTGAGCGCCCGCCACAGCTCGTCGCTGGGGTGCGGCAGCCACAGGTGCAGATCGTGGTGGGCGGCCACCGCGTCGAGCAGCTCCACGTCGGTGCGCGCCAACCGGGTGTGCCCGAACAGCGACAGCCGCGCCGGCAGGTCGGACGGGCCCTCGCGCAGCCGGGCAACCGTCTTGTGGTGGCGGACGTGCGGGGGATCGGCGGGGACGGCGGACGCCAGCGCGCGCCAGAGCGGCGGCTGCCAGGCCAGGTCGGTGTCGAGGTCGCCCGGGTTGCCGTCCAGCCAGTCGGCCAGCAGCCGCGGCCGCTGCCTGGCATACGAGGCGAACAGCCCGGCCAGCCGGCGCGCCACCGAATAGCGCCGGCCGCGCCGCAATTCGGCCTCGGGACCCGTATCGAAGTGGCCCAGATGCGTTGCCAGCGTGCGGCACCAGGGTTCGTCCAACGAGCGGTCGACGACGTCCAACAGCGGCCACACCAGGGCGTCCGGCGACCATGGATCGTCGTCGGCCGCGCCGGTGATCTCGGCGATCAGCGAGCTGGGGGTGCGGAAGGCCACCGCCGCGCAGACCCCGTCGCCGTCGCCCGGCTTGCTGCCCAGCACGTGCGAGAGCCGCTGGCTCAGCCAGCGCTCCACCCCGCGCGCGGGCACCAGCACCAGCTCCTCGGCGAACGGGTCGGCCGGCGGGGCGGCCAGCAGCGCGCCGAGCCCGTCGGCAAGCAGGTCGGTGCGCTCGGCGCGGTGGAGGTGGAGGGCCATTGCGGTGTCACCATAGAACGCCCCACCGACAGGCGGCGGTGGCACCATGGGCGGGGTCGACGCCTTGTCGAGTCGTAAGCTCGTGACCGTGCATGACCATTACGGCGACTACGGAATCGACGGCTCGTTTCACACCATCTCGGCGCGCGGGCAGGCGATCGGCATCGGCGCCCAAACGGTGGCCCTGACGGTGTGGGCCGGGATCAGCTGGGCACGCGGCAAGCGGCTGATGGCGGCGCTGTCGGGAGCATCGGCTGCCGCGATCGCTGCGACAACGGCCTCGTACGCCTACGCAACGCGAGCGGGCAAGTTCGTGGTGTGGGACCGCATCCTCGACGAGCTGCGGCTGGGTGGCGACGAAACCGTGCTCGACCTCGGATGCGGGCGCGGTGCGGTGCTGCTCGCCGCGGCCAAGCGGTTGCCGCGGGGCCGGGCGATAGGTGTCGATCTGTGGCAGGCCGACCAGACCGACAACTCGCAGCAGGCCACGCTGGCCAACGCGGCGTTGGAAAACGTCGCCGATCGCGTCGAGGTGCGCACCGCCGACATGACCGCCCTGCCGTTGGCGGACGAGAGCGTCGACGTCATCGTCAGCAGCCTGGCCATCCACAACATCCCGACCAGCGAGGGCCGGCGGCAGGCGCTGGACGAGGCGGTCCGGGTGCTGCGGCCGGGTGGTCGCCTCGCCGTCGCGGACCTGTGGGAGACCCGTCGGCACGCCGAACATCTGCGCGATCTGGGCTGGCGAAACGTGAAGCGCCGCAACCTCGGATGGCGCATGTGGTACGGCGGCCCCTGGTTCTCCACGCGCCTGGTCACCGCGACGAAGCCGGCGTGACTCGGGCGGGCATGGCGGGACGATGAACAGAAACGAACTCACCGAGCGGATCGTCGTCGCGCGGCTGGCGAAGGGGCTGACCTGGCAGCAGCTGGCCGACGCCATCGACAGGCCGGTGGTATGGACCACGTCGGCGCTGCTCGGCCAGCAGCCGATTCCCGCCGAGCTCGGCAAGGTGCTCGCCGCGATGCTCGGCCTCGACGAGTCGGCGGTGCCCGTGCTGGCGGCGCCGCCCATGCGCGGCGGCCTGCCCACCAGGGTGCCGACCGACCCGACCATCTACCGCTTTTACGAGGCCCTTCAGGTGTACGGCGGCGCCATCAAGGAGCTGATCCACGAACAATTCGGCGACGGCATCATGAGCGCGATCAACTTCAGCGTCGACCTACAGAAAAAGCCGCACCCCTCCGGCGACCGCGTCGTGGTGACCTTCGACGGGAAATTCCTTCCCTACCAATGGGTTTCGGCGGAGAACTAGATGGCGGTCAAGGCGGAACAGCCGAAATCCGTGGATCTCGTGCTCTCCGGCGGCGGCGTCAAGTTCATCGGTCTGGTGGGCGCCATCGTCGCGCTGATGGATGCCGGATATTCGATCAAGAGAGTGTCGGGCGTTTCGGCCGGCTCGGTGGTCGCGGCGATCTTGGCGGCCGGGTCCAAAGAGGGCCAGCTGACCGGCGCGGAGGTCAAGGAACTCGCCTTCTCGGTGCCGCTGCACAAGTGGCGCGACGC
The nucleotide sequence above comes from Mycobacterium malmoense. Encoded proteins:
- the recD gene encoding exodeoxyribonuclease V subunit alpha, with amino-acid sequence MTADVEVSLTGVGLLRAFNEAGVLDVSDVHVAERVCALGEEPDERMALAVALAVRGLRGGSVCVDLAAVSEVASAGDLPWPELEAWLVAVRASPLLGGLAVLHLYDDRLLYLDRYWLEETQVRDDVLALLASGPAGELPASERLFPAEYGEQRQAAEIALSQAVTVLTGGPGTGKTTTVARLLALAAEQAESAGGPRPRVALAAPTGKAAARLQEAVTHEVAKLSAADRERLGELRAVTLHRLLGPKPGTSARFRHDRGNRLPHNVIVVDETSMVSLTLMARLLEAVRPDARLVLVGDADQLASVEAGAVLADLVDGLSARDDVRVATLRTSHRFGKSIGALADAIRVGDADRALALLRSGDEHIEYLESGDGDDSAPRLRSIVLPHALRLREAAALGAVDVALSTLDEHRLLCAHRRGPFGVAHWNGLVQKWIAEETGQPAWSQWYAGRPLLVTANDYGLRVYNGDTGVTVAGAEGLRAVIDTATGPLDFATSRLGDVETMHAMTIHKSQGSQADEVTVLLPQEDSRLLTRELFYTAVTRAKTKVRVVGSEASVRAAVGRRALRATGLRQRLQ
- the recB gene encoding exodeoxyribonuclease V subunit beta; the protein is MDRFDLLGPLPRERSTTVLEASAGTGKTFALAGLVTRYLAETDVTLDDMLLITFNRNASRELRERVRGQIVEALSALEGHAPARSDLVEHLVRGGDVAMRARLRDALANFDAATIATTHEFCGRVLKSLGVAGDTAADVRLQESLDDLVTEIVDDLYLARFGRHEDDPVLSYRQALDLARAVVNDPCAQLRPVNPDPDGEAGARLRFAGDVCAELDRRKRRLRILGYDDLLTRLAKALEAEDSPARDRMRRRWRIVLVDEFQDTDPIQWRVLERAFAGHATLILIGDPKQAIYGFRGGDIHTYLMAARTAAGRYTLGVNWRSDRPLVDSLQAVLKGAVLGHPEIVVHDIDAHHDGQRLAGAPHNAPFRLRVVKRPTLGHGAVSGTDNIPIDKLRRYIPSDLAADIAALLAGDATYDGRPVRAGDIAVIVEQHVDARACRDALAAAGIAAVYTGDTDVFRSQAAKDWLCLLEAFDAPQRSGLVRAAACTMFFGETAETLAAEGDALTDRVAGTLRQWLDYARERGIAAVFEAAQRNGMGRRVLAQHGGERHMTDLAHIAELMYETAHRERYSPPALRDWLRRQCDNRTRAREHNRRLDSDAAAVQIMTVFVAKGLQFPIVYLPFAFNRYVRSDDILLYHEDDTRCLYIGGKNDSPERETAKRLNLLEDAQDNLRTTYVALTRAQSQVVAWWAPTKYEVSGGLSRLLRGRGVGESGVPDRCAPDITDEDAWAVFKRWEAAGGPSVEESVIATPPAGHAPEPPPDFAVRHFHRAIDTAWRRTSYSALVRGAEEVAVRVISEPEVGVRDDEVEAVVVAAPAPEHSVASPLAAMPAGAAFGSLVHAVMETADPGVPDLPAELERQVRRHRAWWPVDVDAAELAAALVPMHDTPLGPLAEGVTLRRIGVRDRLRELGFEIPLAGGDRRGPAPHVTVSDVGELLRLHLPAGDPLAPYADRLMSAGLGDQSLCGYLAGSIDAVLRLPGQRYLVVDYKTNHLGDTAADYGFARLTEAMLHSDYPLQALLYTVVLHRFLRWRVPGYDPARHVGGVLYLFVRGMCGADTPVHDGHPAGVFGWSPPVELVVALSDLLDAGRRAA
- the recC gene encoding exodeoxyribonuclease V subunit gamma, coding for MALHLHRAERTDLLADGLGALLAAPPADPFAEELVLVPARGVERWLSQRLSHVLGSKPGDGDGVCAAVAFRTPSSLIAEITGAADDDPWSPDALVWPLLDVVDRSLDEPWCRTLATHLGHFDTGPEAELRRGRRYSVARRLAGLFASYARQRPRLLADWLDGNPGDLDTDLAWQPPLWRALASAVPADPPHVRHHKTVARLREGPSDLPARLSLFGHTRLARTDVELLDAVAAHHDLHLWLPHPSDELWRALTGPHGAVARRDDTSRHAAKHPLLETLGRDLRELQRALPATSATDEFIGGATKPDTLLGRLQSDVAANAVGPNGRRLADGDRSVQVHSCHGPARQVDVLREVLLGLLEDDPTLEPRDIVVMCPDIETYAPLIVAGFGLGETAGDSHPAHRLRVRLADRSLTHTNPLLGVAAELLDIADGRATATQLLNLAQAAPVRARFGFTDDDLDEITDWVREANIRWGFDKEHRAPYGLDHIVHNTWRFGLDRILTGVAMSEDSRAWLGTALPLDDVGSDRVELAGRLAEYVDRLRHVAERLSGTRPLTEWLDALTEGVGLLTESADAWHEAQLHSEFADVVEQAGGRASMMLRLPDIRALLSARLAGRPTRANFRTGTLTVCTMVPMRSVPHRVVCLVGLDDGVFPRLSAPDGDDALAREPMTGERDIRSEDRQLLLDAVCAATETLVITYTGADEHTGHERPPAVPLAELLDALDQTTESPVRERILIKHPLQPFDRRNVVPGALVPDKPFTFDPTALTAARAAAGTRRAPRPLITDPLPAPHPDDITLADLLDFFKDPVRGFFRALDYTLPWDVDTVCDAMPVDIDPLQEWTVGDRMLHDMLRGMGDDAAAQFEWRRGTLPPDRLGWRKAKQIRDRAGRLAVAAGRHRRGDSTAHDVVITLGDGRRVTGTVNRVFDNRIVAVTYSRLAPKHKLLAWISLVTLGAASPGRDWTAVYVGRGAKDTIEECRLRAPPDALAVLAGLVTLFDAGRREPLPLPLKTSYAWAERRHKGKDPVGYARSKWESNNFHDGEDREPAHARVWGFKAPFDVLLAAPRPGEEMPGEETRLGALAARLWSPVLAAEGRPG
- a CDS encoding class I SAM-dependent methyltransferase; its protein translation is MHDHYGDYGIDGSFHTISARGQAIGIGAQTVALTVWAGISWARGKRLMAALSGASAAAIAATTASYAYATRAGKFVVWDRILDELRLGGDETVLDLGCGRGAVLLAAAKRLPRGRAIGVDLWQADQTDNSQQATLANAALENVADRVEVRTADMTALPLADESVDVIVSSLAIHNIPTSEGRRQALDEAVRVLRPGGRLAVADLWETRRHAEHLRDLGWRNVKRRNLGWRMWYGGPWFSTRLVTATKPA
- the cynS gene encoding cyanase, giving the protein MNRNELTERIVVARLAKGLTWQQLADAIDRPVVWTTSALLGQQPIPAELGKVLAAMLGLDESAVPVLAAPPMRGGLPTRVPTDPTIYRFYEALQVYGGAIKELIHEQFGDGIMSAINFSVDLQKKPHPSGDRVVVTFDGKFLPYQWVSAEN